A portion of the Thermothelomyces thermophilus ATCC 42464 chromosome 5, complete sequence genome contains these proteins:
- a CDS encoding sugar transporter, with protein sequence MGAGGGGDAGAFYDAALKKRQAMMGKSGPSALLKNFRVFRIAAFACIGGVLYGYNQGMFSGVLAMPSFNSHMGEYTTNQTKKGWLTAILELGAWLGTLLSSFLAEVLSRKYGVLVACAVFMLGVVIQTTAVSAGHNSILAGRFITGMGVGSLAMIIPIYNSEVAPPEVRGALVATQQLAICFGIMISFWIDYGTNYIGGTGEGQSDAAWLLPVCLQLAPAVILFVGMIFMPFSPRWLINHGREEEARKVLSELRGMPPDHELVEIEFLEIKAQSLFEKRSIAEMFPELSERTAWNIFKLQFVAIKKLFQTKAMFKRVIVATVTMFFQQWTGINAVLYYAPFIFQQLGLDLNTTSLLATGVVGIVMFIATIPSVLWVDRAGRKPVLTIGAIGMATCHIIIAVLVAKNINQWAEQRAAGWAAVCMVWLFVIHFGYSWGPCAWIIVAEIWPLSTRPYGVALGASSNWMNNFIVGQVTPDMLEGIPYGTYILFGLLTYLGAAFIWFLVPETKRLTLEEMDVLFGSEGTAAADYERMEEINNEIGLNQILRGEGRVTAPSTSDAEKPKGAEQMETV encoded by the exons ATGGGCgctggcggaggcggcgacgCCGGCGCGTTCTACGATGCCGCGCTCAAGAAGCGGCAGGCCATGATGGGCAAGAGCGGACCCTCGGCGCTGCTCAAGAACTTCCGGGTCTTCCGTATCGCAGCCTTTGCCTGCATCGGCGGTGTGCTGTACGGCTACAACCAGGGCATGTTCTCTGGCGTCTTGGCCATGCCGTCGTTCAACAGCC ACATGGGCGAGTATACGACGAACCAGACCAAGAAGGGATGGCTCACTGCCATTCTCGAGCTGGGCGCCTGGCTGGGGACGTTGCTCTCGAGTTTCCTCGCCGAGGTCCTGTCGCGCAAGTACGGAGTCCTGGTGGCCTGCGCCGTCTTCATGCTCGGCGTTGTCATCCAGACGACCGCGGTGTCTGCCGGGCACAACTCCATCCTGGCCGGACGGTTCATCAC TGGTATGGGCGTTGGAAGTCTGGCCATGATCATCCCCATCTACAACTCCGAGGTTGCTCCCCCTGAGGTCCGCGGCGCTCTGGTGGCGACCCAACAGCTGGCCATCTGCTTTGGTATCATGATCAGCTTCTGGATCGACTA CGGCACCAACTACATCGGCGGAACAGGCGAAGGACAGAGCGACGCGGCATGGCTGCTCCCCGTCTGCCTGCAGCTCGCGCCGGCCGTCATCCTGTTTGTCGGCATGATCTTCATGCCCTTCTCCCCGCGTTGGCTGATCAACCACGgccgggaggaggaggcgcgcAAGGTGTTGTCCGAGCTTCGCGGCATGCCCCCCGACCACGAGCTCGTCGAGATCGAGTTCCTCGAGATCAAGGCCCAATCCCTGTTCGAGAAGCGCTCCATTGCCGAGATGTTCCCCGAACTGAGCGAGCGGACGGCCTGGAACATCTTCAAGCTCCAGTTTGTCGCCATCAAGAAGCTCTTCCAGACCAAGGCCATGTTTAAGCGCGTCATCGTTGCCACCGTGACCATGTTCTTCCAGCAG TGGACGGGCATCAACGCCGTTCTGTACTATGCCCCCTTTATCTTTCAGCAGCTCGGCCTCGACCTCAACACGACCTCGCTCCTGGCCACGGGCGTGGTCGGCATCGTCATGTTCATCGCGACCATCCCGTCCGTCCTGTGGGTCGACCGGGCCGGGCGCAAGCCCGTGTTGACCATCGGCGCCATCGGCATGGCTACCTGCCACATCATCATCGCGGTGCTCGTGGCCAAGAACATCAACCAGTGGGCCGAGCAGCGGGCGGCCGGCTGGGCGGCCGTGTGCATGGTCTGGCTCTTCGTCATCCACTTTGGCTACTCGTGGGGTCCCTGCGCCTGGATCATCGTCGCCGAGATCTGGCCGCTCAGCACGCGCCCCTACGGCGTCGCCCTCGGCGCTTCCAGCAACTGGATGAACAACTTCATCGTCGGCCAGGTCACCCCCGACATGCTCGAGGGCATCCCCTACGGCACCTACATCCTCTTCGGCCTGTTGACCTACCTGGGCGCGGCTTTCATATGGTTCCTGGTTCCCGAGACAAAGCGGCTGACACTCGAGGAGATG GACGTCCTCTTCGGTTCCGAGGGTACCGCTGCGGCCGACTACGAGCGCATGGAAGAGATCAACAACGAGATTGGCCTCAACCAGATCCTGCGCGGCGAGGGCCGTGTCACTGCTCCCTCTACGTCGGATGCCGAGAAGCCCAAGGGTGCGGAACAGATGGAGACTGTCTAA